A genomic segment from Pseudosulfitobacter sp. DSM 107133 encodes:
- a CDS encoding flavin reductase family protein, producing MFYRPADGHPLPHNPFNAIVTPRPIGWISTQDAAGVPNLAPYSFFNGVAYVPPQVMFASTGVKDDQDNTKDSVANIRETGVFCVNIVESAARDAMNASSATYPKGTDEFAKAGITAERCETIDCPRVGGAPAALECKVTQIVQIEGASNYVVFGEVTGVHMRDDTIVDGRFDITTYQPLSRLGYRDYTVVKDLFELIRPDD from the coding sequence ATGTTTTACCGCCCCGCCGATGGACACCCCCTGCCGCACAATCCGTTCAATGCCATTGTCACGCCCCGCCCCATCGGCTGGATTTCGACACAGGACGCGGCCGGCGTGCCCAATCTGGCCCCCTATTCCTTTTTCAACGGCGTCGCCTATGTGCCGCCGCAGGTCATGTTCGCCTCGACCGGGGTCAAGGACGATCAGGACAACACCAAGGACAGCGTCGCCAACATCCGTGAAACCGGTGTGTTCTGCGTCAACATCGTCGAATCTGCGGCGCGTGATGCGATGAATGCCTCGTCGGCCACCTACCCCAAAGGCACCGACGAATTTGCCAAGGCCGGCATCACTGCCGAACGCTGCGAAACCATCGACTGCCCCCGCGTCGGCGGTGCCCCGGCGGCACTGGAATGCAAGGTCACCCAGATCGTTCAGATCGAGGGCGCGTCGAACTATGTGGTCTTTGGCGAAGTCACCGGCGTGCACATGCGCGACGACACCATCGTGGACGGGCGTTTCGACATCACCACCTATCAGCCGCTGTCGCGCCTCGGGTATCGCGACTATACTGTCGTCAAGGATCTGTTCGAGCTGATCCGCCCCGACGATTGA
- the ptsP gene encoding phosphoenolpyruvate--protein phosphotransferase: MTERTDTESRKLLGRLRDELAGDAPGQTRLDKITALIASSMGCEVCSIYLFRDQETLELCATEGLKAEAVHQTRMRLGEGLVGRVAQRRQVVNTANAPQASGFRFMPETGEEVYSSFLGIPVQRLGEALGVLVVQSKEAREFSADEIYALEVVAMVLAEMTELGAFIGEGAAMSARHSHPVMIKGTTGQEGVAEGHIWLHEPRVVVVNPIADDPHREMERLNAAVDELRIGVDKMLSLAGPDQEQRQVLEAYRMFANSKSWMRRMEEDIARGLSAEAAVEKEQSLARARVGQAADGYLRERLSDLDDLSNRLLRILTGQGQDTGAEMPPDPILVARNIGPGELLDYGRNLKGIVLEAGSVGSHAAIVARALAIPLVVHAKGITTEALNGDPVMVDGDQGIVHLRPDDNVVSAFRDKMAMQAEALERYASIRDKPAVTLCGAKIDLMMNAGLMADLPSLPSSGAEGVGLFRTELQFLIRNQMPQRSELSALYARVIDAAQGKPVVFRTLDIGSDKVLTYMKPNDEPNPAMGWRAIRVGLDKPGVLRMQLQALMRASSGRPLYVMFPFVAQYEEYTQARAEVDKALERERRLGHPLPSKIEVGAMLETPSLGFAPRQFFEEVDFISIGGNDLKQFFFAADRENERVRRRYDSLNVSFLSFLEQIVERCSASNTPVSFCGEDAGRPVEAICLAAIGLRRLSMRPASIGPVKSLLRRTNLQELRKVIADTRHRGAMSVRPAVMEWLKEQ; encoded by the coding sequence ATGACAGAGCGCACAGACACCGAGAGCCGCAAACTGCTGGGTCGGCTTCGTGATGAACTGGCAGGCGATGCACCGGGTCAGACACGGCTGGACAAGATCACAGCGTTGATCGCGTCGTCGATGGGCTGCGAGGTGTGCTCGATCTACCTGTTCCGCGATCAGGAAACGCTGGAACTGTGCGCCACCGAAGGGTTGAAAGCCGAGGCGGTTCACCAGACGCGGATGCGTCTGGGCGAAGGGCTGGTGGGCCGTGTGGCGCAGCGCCGTCAGGTGGTGAACACCGCGAATGCGCCGCAGGCCAGCGGGTTCCGTTTTATGCCCGAAACCGGCGAAGAGGTGTATTCCAGCTTTCTTGGCATTCCGGTTCAACGTCTGGGCGAGGCGCTGGGCGTTCTGGTGGTGCAGTCCAAGGAAGCCCGCGAGTTCTCTGCCGATGAAATCTATGCACTGGAAGTGGTCGCGATGGTTCTGGCCGAAATGACAGAACTGGGCGCATTTATCGGTGAAGGTGCCGCGATGTCGGCGCGGCACAGCCATCCGGTGATGATCAAGGGCACAACGGGTCAGGAGGGTGTGGCCGAGGGGCATATCTGGCTGCACGAGCCGCGCGTGGTGGTGGTGAACCCCATCGCGGATGATCCGCACCGCGAAATGGAGCGTCTGAACGCCGCTGTTGACGAGTTGCGCATTGGCGTGGACAAGATGCTGAGCCTGGCAGGGCCGGATCAGGAACAGCGGCAGGTGCTGGAAGCCTATCGGATGTTCGCCAATTCCAAAAGCTGGATGCGCCGGATGGAAGAGGACATTGCCCGCGGGCTAAGCGCCGAAGCCGCGGTTGAAAAAGAACAATCACTGGCGCGTGCGCGTGTGGGGCAAGCCGCTGACGGCTATTTGCGCGAACGGCTTAGCGATCTGGACGATCTGTCGAACCGGCTGCTGCGTATTCTGACGGGGCAGGGACAGGACACGGGGGCGGAAATGCCGCCTGATCCCATCCTGGTGGCGCGTAACATCGGCCCGGGTGAATTGCTGGATTACGGACGCAATTTGAAAGGCATCGTACTTGAGGCCGGATCGGTTGGCAGCCACGCGGCCATCGTTGCACGGGCGTTGGCCATACCGCTGGTTGTGCATGCCAAAGGCATCACCACCGAGGCGTTGAACGGTGACCCCGTGATGGTGGACGGCGATCAGGGCATTGTGCACCTGCGCCCTGACGACAACGTCGTGTCGGCCTTTCGTGACAAAATGGCGATGCAGGCCGAGGCGCTTGAACGCTATGCGTCGATCCGTGACAAGCCCGCCGTGACCCTGTGCGGCGCCAAGATTGATCTGATGATGAACGCGGGTCTGATGGCTGATCTGCCGTCTTTGCCCTCGTCGGGCGCCGAAGGGGTGGGGTTGTTTCGCACCGAGTTGCAGTTTCTTATCCGCAACCAGATGCCGCAACGCTCTGAGCTGAGCGCTTTATACGCGCGTGTCATCGACGCCGCGCAGGGCAAGCCGGTGGTCTTTCGCACGCTTGATATCGGGTCGGACAAGGTGCTGACCTATATGAAACCCAACGACGAGCCGAACCCGGCTATGGGGTGGCGCGCGATCCGCGTGGGGCTGGACAAGCCGGGCGTGTTGCGGATGCAGTTGCAGGCGTTGATGCGGGCATCAAGCGGACGGCCCCTGTATGTGATGTTCCCTTTTGTTGCCCAATACGAAGAATACACACAGGCGCGCGCCGAGGTCGACAAGGCGCTGGAACGCGAGCGTCGGTTGGGGCATCCATTGCCCTCGAAAATCGAAGTCGGGGCAATGCTGGAAACGCCGTCGCTGGGCTTTGCGCCGCGTCAGTTTTTTGAAGAGGTTGATTTCATTTCGATCGGGGGCAATGACCTTAAACAGTTCTTTTTTGCGGCGGACCGCGAAAACGAACGGGTGCGCCGACGCTATGACTCTTTGAACGTCAGCTTTCTTAGCTTTCTGGAACAGATCGTTGAACGCTGTTCTGCGTCCAATACGCCTGTTTCCTTCTGCGGCGAAGATGCGGGCCGCCCTGTCGAGGCGATTTGTCTGGCCGCGATCGGGCTGCGCCGTCTGTCGATGCGGCCTGCGTCGATCGGGCCGGTAAAATCGCTGTTGCGCCGCACGAATTTGCAAGAGCTGCGCAAAGTGATTGCAGACACCCGTCATCGCGGCGCGATGTCGGTGCGCCCTGCTGTAATGGAGTGGCTGAAAGAGCAATAG
- a CDS encoding EcsC family protein produces MSEVTFPEHTGLAQLDLDAELDRLAHRYRAASGLGIDLLNAIGARADGLLGRLPGDVRQRLEGATVMALTQAMKVASGSRRMVKDQSSWVNRTVSAAMGAAGGFGGLPTALAELPVTTTLLLRVIEGEAHKLGFDTTSENVRFDCVQVFAAAGPLAEDDSADIAFLSARVALSGAAMQALVARVAPKLAVVLGQKLAAQTVPVLGAVAGAAVNYAYTSYYAEMAHIHFSLRKLAIDADTPREVLVSKLKERLERGKGIKV; encoded by the coding sequence ATGAGCGAAGTGACCTTTCCCGAACATACCGGACTGGCCCAGTTGGATCTGGATGCGGAACTGGACCGGCTTGCGCATCGGTATCGTGCGGCAAGCGGGTTGGGTATTGATCTGCTGAACGCCATCGGCGCACGGGCGGACGGGTTGTTGGGGCGCTTGCCCGGCGATGTGCGCCAGCGTCTGGAAGGGGCCACCGTCATGGCGCTGACGCAGGCGATGAAGGTGGCGAGCGGCTCGCGCAGGATGGTCAAGGATCAATCCTCTTGGGTGAACCGCACGGTCAGTGCGGCCATGGGGGCTGCGGGTGGCTTTGGCGGCTTGCCCACGGCGCTGGCCGAACTGCCGGTGACCACCACATTGCTGTTGCGGGTGATCGAGGGCGAGGCGCACAAGCTGGGCTTTGACACCACCTCAGAAAACGTGCGGTTTGATTGCGTGCAGGTCTTTGCCGCCGCCGGGCCGCTGGCCGAGGACGACAGCGCCGACATTGCGTTCCTGTCCGCGCGGGTGGCGCTGAGCGGCGCGGCGATGCAGGCGCTGGTGGCGCGGGTTGCGCCCAAGCTGGCCGTGGTGCTGGGGCAAAAGCTGGCAGCGCAGACCGTGCCGGTGCTGGGCGCTGTGGCGGGGGCTGCGGTGAACTATGCCTATACCAGCTATTACGCCGAGATGGCGCATATCCATTTCTCGCTGCGCAAGCTGGCGATTGATGCGGATACCCCGCGCGAGGTGCTGGTGAGCAAGCTGAAAGAGCGGCTTGAGCGGGGCAAAGGGATCAAGGTCTGA
- a CDS encoding SDR family oxidoreductase: protein MTPYATFHDLDGVSVFITGGGSGIGAALSEGFLAQGAKVAFVQRSDASAFVAEMAGKYAHDPLFIPCDITDIPALSKAMQAAASAHGPITRLVNNAANDTRHTVAETTVEDWDAYQNVNLRPHFFTAQTVAPMMKAAGYGSIVNFSSIAYMMGMAGMAGYVTAKAAVTGLTRALARELGPDQIRVNAVMPGWVLTQRQMDLWATPEDLAAHLERQCLPEHLAPRDIVDAVLFLSSQASRMITGQAMVVDGGVAVTG from the coding sequence ATGACACCTTATGCAACCTTCCACGATCTCGACGGTGTGTCGGTTTTCATTACCGGCGGCGGCTCGGGAATCGGGGCCGCGCTCAGCGAAGGGTTTCTGGCGCAGGGAGCCAAAGTTGCCTTTGTCCAGCGCTCGGATGCCAGCGCTTTTGTGGCGGAAATGGCCGGAAAATACGCGCATGATCCGCTGTTTATTCCCTGCGATATTACCGATATCCCGGCCTTGTCCAAGGCGATGCAGGCGGCGGCAAGCGCGCACGGGCCAATCACGCGGCTGGTGAACAATGCGGCCAATGACACCCGCCACACGGTTGCGGAAACCACCGTGGAGGACTGGGACGCCTATCAAAACGTCAACCTGCGCCCGCATTTCTTTACGGCCCAGACCGTAGCCCCGATGATGAAGGCGGCGGGCTATGGCTCGATCGTCAACTTTTCCTCGATTGCCTATATGATGGGCATGGCCGGAATGGCGGGCTATGTCACGGCCAAGGCGGCGGTGACCGGTCTGACACGCGCGCTGGCGCGCGAATTGGGGCCGGATCAGATCCGTGTTAACGCGGTGATGCCGGGCTGGGTGCTGACCCAGCGGCAGATGGACCTGTGGGCGACGCCCGAAGATCTTGCGGCCCATCTTGAACGGCAATGCCTGCCCGAACACCTTGCGCCGCGCGATATTGTGGATGCGGTATTGTTCCTGTCCTCCCAAGCCAGCCGGATGATCACAGGGCAGGCGATGGTTGTGGACGGCGGCGTGGCGGTGACGGGTTGA
- a CDS encoding DUF1178 family protein: MIRYALKCDRGHAFESWFKSAAAFETLRAAGHLNCTDCGSPNVQKAVMAPRVAAGRGDTESPTPDAARDAKAAEVKAALAQMRKHVEENSTYVGGNFACEARAMHLGDAPERAIHGEAKPDEARALIEDGVPVMPLPFLPKNKVN, encoded by the coding sequence ATGATCCGCTATGCTTTGAAATGTGATCGGGGCCATGCTTTCGAAAGCTGGTTCAAATCAGCCGCGGCCTTTGAAACACTGCGCGCGGCGGGCCATTTGAATTGCACCGATTGCGGCAGCCCCAACGTTCAAAAAGCCGTGATGGCACCACGCGTTGCGGCGGGTCGTGGTGATACCGAGAGCCCAACACCCGATGCCGCCCGCGACGCAAAGGCCGCCGAGGTCAAAGCCGCACTGGCGCAAATGCGCAAACATGTGGAAGAGAATTCAACCTATGTGGGCGGCAATTTCGCCTGTGAGGCCCGCGCGATGCATCTGGGCGATGCCCCTGAACGCGCAATTCACGGCGAGGCAAAACCTGACGAAGCCCGCGCGTTGATTGAAGATGGCGTGCCGGTCATGCCGCTGCCATTCCTTCCCAAAAACAAGGTGAACTGA
- a CDS encoding aspartate kinase: MPVLVMKFGGTSVATLDRIRRAAKRVGVEVAKGYDVIVIVSAMSGKTNELVGWVNETSPMYDAREYDAVVSSGENVTAGLMALTLQEMDVPARSWQGWQVPVKTTSAHSSARIEEIPSANIMAKFEQGMRVAVVAGFQGVSPEGRITTLGRGGSDTTAVAFAAAFNAERCDIYTDVDGVYTTDPRVSAKARKLDKIAFEEMLELASLGAKVLQTRSVELAMRYKVKLRVLSSFEEQSDTAGTLVCDEEEIMENNVVAGVAFSRDEAKMTLVSVADRPGIAATIFTALSEAGVNVDMIVQNIAEEGRTDMTWSCPNDQVKRAEKAMEAAREAGVIRFEELIADLDVAKVSVVGIGMRSHTGVAAKMFQVLSNEGINIKVITTSEIKISVLIDRKYMELAVQALHDAFELEKSA; encoded by the coding sequence ATGCCCGTTCTGGTGATGAAATTTGGCGGTACATCCGTGGCCACACTTGACCGCATCCGTCGCGCTGCAAAACGCGTGGGCGTCGAAGTGGCCAAGGGCTATGATGTGATCGTGATTGTCTCGGCGATGTCGGGCAAGACCAACGAGCTGGTTGGCTGGGTCAACGAAACCTCGCCGATGTATGACGCACGCGAATATGATGCTGTCGTGTCTTCGGGCGAGAACGTGACAGCCGGTCTGATGGCGCTGACCTTGCAGGAAATGGACGTGCCCGCGCGGTCCTGGCAGGGCTGGCAGGTGCCGGTGAAAACCACCAGTGCGCATTCTTCTGCCCGGATCGAGGAGATCCCCAGCGCCAACATCATGGCCAAGTTCGAGCAGGGCATGCGCGTGGCCGTGGTTGCAGGGTTCCAGGGCGTCAGCCCAGAGGGGCGCATCACCACGCTGGGCCGTGGCGGCAGTGACACCACGGCTGTGGCTTTTGCGGCGGCGTTCAACGCGGAACGCTGCGATATCTACACCGACGTGGACGGGGTCTACACCACCGACCCGCGGGTCAGCGCCAAGGCGCGCAAGCTGGACAAGATCGCGTTTGAAGAGATGCTGGAACTGGCCTCTTTGGGCGCCAAGGTCTTGCAGACCCGCTCGGTCGAACTGGCAATGCGCTATAAGGTCAAGCTGCGGGTGCTGAGCAGTTTCGAGGAACAATCGGACACGGCCGGAACGCTGGTCTGTGACGAGGAGGAAATCATGGAAAACAATGTTGTAGCCGGTGTCGCATTCAGCCGCGACGAAGCGAAAATGACCCTTGTGTCGGTTGCCGACCGTCCGGGGATCGCGGCCACCATCTTTACCGCACTCAGCGAGGCGGGCGTGAATGTAGACATGATCGTGCAGAACATCGCCGAAGAGGGACGCACGGACATGACGTGGTCGTGCCCCAACGATCAGGTCAAGCGCGCCGAAAAGGCAATGGAAGCGGCCAGGGAAGCGGGCGTGATCCGGTTTGAAGAGCTGATCGCCGATTTGGACGTGGCCAAGGTCAGCGTTGTCGGCATCGGCATGCGCAGCCACACGGGCGTTGCGGCCAAGATGTTTCAGGTGCTGTCGAACGAGGGCATCAACATCAAGGTTATCACCACATCCGAGATCAAGATCAGCGTGCTGATCGACCGCAAGTACATGGAACTGGCGGTTCAGGCCTTGCACGACGCCTTTGAACTGGAAAAATCTGCCTGA
- a CDS encoding SDR family NAD(P)-dependent oxidoreductase, with product MNIVITGATRGIGAGLAAHYRAADHSVTGTGRGVGADVVMDAMQPAEFAKLAAALGDAPVDLLVCNAGVYLDKGESIEDGYGADLWAQSFAVNVTAVFQTVQTLLPNLRAAKGKIAIISSQMASHTRAPGGSYIYRASKAAALNLGRNLATDLKADGIAVGIYHPGWVRTEMGTDAAEISIEESVAGLSARFAALDIATSGAFLTWDGQAHAY from the coding sequence ATGAACATCGTCATTACGGGCGCGACGCGCGGCATTGGCGCGGGTCTTGCCGCGCATTATCGGGCTGCGGATCACAGCGTAACGGGCACGGGGCGCGGCGTGGGGGCAGATGTGGTGATGGACGCGATGCAGCCTGCGGAATTCGCCAAACTGGCTGCGGCTTTGGGCGATGCCCCCGTTGACCTGCTGGTGTGCAATGCAGGCGTCTATCTGGACAAGGGCGAGAGCATCGAAGACGGCTATGGTGCGGATCTCTGGGCGCAATCCTTTGCGGTGAATGTGACGGCGGTTTTCCAGACGGTTCAGACACTGTTGCCCAATCTGCGCGCGGCCAAGGGCAAGATCGCCATTATCTCCAGCCAGATGGCTTCTCATACGCGCGCGCCCGGGGGCAGCTATATCTACCGTGCCTCGAAAGCAGCAGCGCTGAATCTGGGGCGCAACCTTGCGACAGACCTGAAAGCCGACGGCATTGCCGTGGGTATTTACCACCCCGGATGGGTGCGCACGGAAATGGGCACCGATGCGGCTGAAATCTCGATAGAGGAGAGCGTGGCCGGCCTGAGCGCGCGATTTGCCGCGCTGGACATCGCCACCAGCGGCGCCTTTCTGACCTGGGACGGGCAGGCGCACGCCTATTGA
- the modB gene encoding molybdate ABC transporter permease subunit → MDAAGYEALRLSLLVSGTATLLGLPLALGCAWLLARRDFWGKDLFSAAIHLPLVLPPVVTGYLLLLSFGRTAPVGRFLEQTLGLVLAFRWTGAVLAAMVMGFPLMVRAMRLAIEAVDPRIEAAAATLGAPRYAVFATITLPLIAPGILAGTVMGFAKALGEFGATITFVAAIPGQTQTLPSAIYSYLQVPGGEARAAQLTLIACAIAVAAVVVSEWLSRRIAARIGAT, encoded by the coding sequence ATGGACGCCGCCGGATACGAAGCGTTGCGCCTGTCGCTGCTGGTTTCCGGCACTGCCACACTGCTCGGCCTGCCGCTGGCGCTGGGGTGCGCGTGGCTGCTGGCGCGGCGGGACTTTTGGGGCAAGGATCTGTTCAGCGCCGCGATCCACCTGCCGCTGGTGCTGCCGCCCGTGGTCACGGGCTATCTGCTGCTGCTCAGCTTTGGCCGCACCGCCCCCGTGGGGCGATTTCTGGAGCAAACTTTGGGGCTGGTGCTGGCCTTTCGCTGGACGGGGGCGGTGCTGGCCGCGATGGTCATGGGCTTTCCACTGATGGTGCGCGCCATGCGGCTGGCCATCGAAGCGGTCGATCCGCGCATCGAGGCCGCCGCCGCCACGCTGGGCGCGCCGCGCTATGCGGTGTTCGCCACCATCACCCTGCCACTGATCGCACCGGGCATTCTGGCGGGCACTGTCATGGGCTTTGCCAAGGCATTGGGCGAGTTCGGGGCAACCATCACCTTTGTCGCGGCCATCCCCGGCCAGACGCAGACCCTGCCGTCGGCCATCTACAGCTATCTGCAAGTGCCGGGTGGTGAAGCGCGTGCCGCCCAGCTGACGCTGATCGCCTGTGCCATCGCCGTGGCTGCGGTGGTCGTGTCAGAGTGGCTGTCGCGGCGTATCGCGGCGCGGATCGGTGCCACATGA
- a CDS encoding NUDIX hydrolase: MTAPLIKQLPISVNGARKTDVRTQFAALCWRVVDGKVQVLLITSRGSRRWIVPKGWPMDGQTPGEAALTEAWEEAGVTGKVDWRPVGLFSYSKSVGDADDLPCVAMVYPVRVKSLSKDFPEAQERKRRWVSRKKAAQLVEEPELAQIIKDFDPRILR; this comes from the coding sequence ATGACCGCCCCGCTGATCAAGCAGCTTCCTATTTCGGTAAACGGTGCGCGCAAAACCGATGTGCGCACCCAGTTTGCCGCGCTGTGTTGGCGTGTGGTGGATGGCAAGGTGCAAGTGTTGCTGATTACCTCGCGCGGGTCGCGGCGCTGGATTGTGCCCAAAGGGTGGCCGATGGACGGTCAAACCCCCGGAGAGGCGGCGCTGACCGAGGCCTGGGAAGAAGCCGGCGTGACCGGCAAGGTGGACTGGCGCCCTGTGGGGCTGTTTTCCTACAGCAAATCCGTAGGTGACGCGGATGATTTGCCCTGCGTTGCAATGGTCTATCCGGTGCGGGTCAAGTCACTGTCCAAGGATTTTCCCGAAGCGCAGGAACGCAAGCGCCGTTGGGTCAGCCGCAAGAAAGCCGCCCAATTGGTCGAAGAACCGGAGCTTGCGCAAATTATCAAGGATTTCGATCCGCGCATTTTGCGCTAA
- the modC gene encoding molybdenum ABC transporter ATP-binding protein: MSLSVDIRHRFEGFTLNTAFQAPAGVTALFGRSGAGKTTLVNAVAGLLRPDAGRITLNERVLLDRAAGTCLPPHQRRLGYVFQDARLFPHLNVAANLDYGTRYAPTGATAMSRDDVIDLLGIAPLLDRRPRHLSGGETQRVAIGRALLSRPDMLLMDEPLAALDEARKADILPYLERLKTAYSLPILYVSHALDEIARLADTLVLLSDGAVRAAGPIRALLSDPALVPLLGVREAGAVIDATVTHHADDGLTTLRIAAGDIYLPGVQAHVGDSIRVRIRAGDVIVARDRPMGLSSVNILPVTVTAVQMGDGPGAAIALDAAGDSLLARITARSARDLGLQVGMNCFAVLKATSVAQSSIGHHLP, translated from the coding sequence ATGAGCCTGAGCGTCGATATCCGCCACCGCTTTGAAGGCTTCACCCTGAACACAGCCTTTCAGGCCCCCGCGGGCGTCACGGCCCTGTTCGGACGGTCAGGCGCGGGCAAAACAACGCTGGTGAACGCCGTGGCCGGATTGCTGCGCCCCGATGCCGGCCGGATCACCCTAAACGAGCGCGTGTTGCTGGACCGCGCGGCTGGCACCTGCCTGCCACCGCACCAGCGTCGGTTAGGTTATGTCTTTCAGGACGCACGGCTTTTCCCGCATCTCAATGTCGCGGCCAACCTTGACTACGGCACCCGCTATGCACCCACTGGCGCCACTGCGATGTCACGCGATGATGTGATCGACCTGCTGGGCATTGCCCCGCTGCTGGACCGCCGCCCGCGCCATCTGTCGGGTGGTGAAACCCAACGTGTCGCCATTGGCCGCGCCCTGCTGTCACGGCCTGACATGCTGCTGATGGACGAGCCACTGGCCGCATTGGACGAAGCCCGCAAAGCCGATATTCTGCCCTATCTGGAACGGCTCAAGACCGCTTACAGCCTGCCTATCCTCTATGTCTCGCACGCGCTGGACGAGATCGCGCGGCTGGCCGATACGCTGGTGCTGTTGTCTGATGGCGCGGTCCGCGCGGCAGGGCCGATCCGCGCATTGCTGTCCGACCCTGCGCTGGTCCCGTTGCTGGGCGTACGCGAGGCGGGGGCGGTCATTGACGCCACGGTAACGCATCACGCCGATGACGGGCTGACAACATTGCGTATCGCGGCGGGCGATATCTATCTGCCCGGTGTGCAGGCCCATGTGGGCGACAGCATTCGCGTGCGCATCCGTGCCGGCGACGTGATTGTCGCGCGCGACCGGCCCATGGGGCTAAGTTCGGTGAACATCCTGCCGGTGACCGTTACAGCGGTGCAAATGGGCGACGGCCCGGGGGCTGCCATTGCTCTGGACGCCGCCGGAGACAGCTTGCTGGCGCGCATCACCGCCCGCTCGGCCCGTGATCTGGGCCTGCAAGTGGGCATGAACTGCTTTGCCGTGCTCAAGGCAACCTCGGTGGCGCAGTCGTCTATCGGCCACCATTTGCCGTGA
- the modA gene encoding molybdate ABC transporter substrate-binding protein: MGKTAFLNSCLAALMVCVTCVAVTAQDVTVFAAASLRGALDEVAALSSDTVAISYGGSGAMARQVAQGAPADVVVLANPQWMDWLQEQGSVGPDTAAPLLTNTLVLIGHTGPALSDPDATALLARLGDQRLAIGQRQSVPAGIYARAWLEQIGAWDALEPHLAEVENVRAALALVARGDAPLGVVYGSDALAEPKVSVLWQIPEDQHPPITYPAAALTPAGAAFMDTLRSPQAAGIFSKYGFGLP, translated from the coding sequence ATGGGCAAAACAGCATTTCTCAATTCATGTCTGGCCGCATTGATGGTCTGCGTGACCTGCGTGGCGGTGACGGCGCAGGACGTGACTGTCTTTGCCGCCGCCAGCCTGCGCGGTGCGCTGGACGAGGTTGCCGCGCTCAGCAGCGACACTGTGGCGATTTCCTATGGCGGTTCGGGCGCGATGGCACGGCAGGTGGCGCAAGGTGCTCCTGCTGATGTGGTGGTATTGGCCAATCCGCAATGGATGGACTGGCTGCAAGAACAGGGCAGTGTCGGCCCCGATACCGCCGCGCCGCTGCTGACCAACACTCTGGTTCTGATCGGCCACACCGGCCCTGCCCTGTCCGACCCAGATGCCACAGCGCTGTTGGCGCGGCTGGGCGACCAGAGACTGGCCATAGGGCAACGCCAATCGGTGCCTGCGGGCATCTATGCCCGTGCATGGCTGGAACAAATCGGCGCGTGGGACGCGCTTGAGCCGCATCTGGCCGAGGTTGAAAACGTCCGCGCCGCACTGGCACTGGTGGCGCGCGGCGATGCGCCGTTGGGCGTGGTCTATGGCTCGGACGCGCTGGCGGAACCCAAGGTCAGCGTGCTGTGGCAGATCCCCGAGGATCAGCACCCGCCGATCACCTATCCCGCCGCCGCGCTGACCCCTGCCGGAGCCGCGTTCATGGACACCCTGCGCAGCCCGCAAGCCGCTGGGATATTTTCCAAATACGGCTTTGGCCTGCCCTGA
- a CDS encoding N-acetyltransferase — MPETRDDWWEVEALYDLCFAPGREALSSYRLRDGIPPVSGLSHVARDRDGILGGAIRYWPVRVDGVQVLLLGPVAVHPTRQGEGLGGQLMHVSLQVAHEQGWERVMLVGDAPYYQRFGFTRLDDVVMPPPTNPERVLGRALVAGAWDGVQGNVTRWDVAG; from the coding sequence ATGCCCGAGACACGCGACGACTGGTGGGAGGTCGAAGCCTTGTACGACCTTTGCTTTGCGCCGGGCCGCGAGGCGCTGTCGTCTTACCGGTTGCGCGATGGCATTCCGCCGGTCAGCGGGCTCAGCCATGTGGCGCGCGACCGCGACGGTATCCTGGGCGGGGCGATCCGCTATTGGCCGGTGCGGGTGGACGGGGTGCAGGTGCTGTTGCTGGGTCCGGTTGCAGTACACCCGACACGGCAGGGCGAGGGGCTGGGCGGACAGTTGATGCATGTGTCATTGCAAGTGGCACACGAGCAGGGATGGGAGCGGGTGATGCTGGTGGGCGATGCACCCTATTACCAACGGTTCGGCTTTACCCGACTTGACGATGTGGTGATGCCGCCCCCGACCAACCCCGAACGGGTTCTGGGCCGTGCGCTGGTTGCGGGTGCGTGGGACGGCGTGCAGGGAAATGTGACGCGCTGGGATGTCGCTGGCTGA